CAGGACGAACAGCGCCGGCAGAATCCAGCGGTCGGGGGCGTAGCCGCTCCAGGGCGACGGGTGTCCGCCGTAGCGCCCGTAGCTGTCGCGCCACCACGTCAGGCCCCATTCCCACGCGTTGACGGCGAACAGCTCCAGCGTTCCCAGCGGATCGGCCCGCAGCCGGGCAAGCTGCGCCGCCGGGTCGGCGCCGGTCCCCCAATAGGGGCCCGGAACGAAGGGATAGGCCATGTTCCACAGCAGGGCGATGCCCAAGGCGACGCCCAGGCACAGGGCGGCCAGACCGATCCGGAACCGGGTGCTGCCGCCCGCCACCGCGGCGGGCAGGTAGAGGACGACCCCGGCGAAGGGCGCCATGGTGAGCTTCAGCAGGCCGAGCGCCGCCGACAGCGCGACCAGCCCGGCCATGTCCCAGGGACCGAGCGGCGCGCCTCGCTCGCGGTAGCCCCAGACCAGCGCCAGCATCAGGGCGGGAAGCATCAGGTTCAGCGGGTCGGCGCTCAGCGAGCAGGCGCTCTGCAGCGCCCCCGGGGACAGCGCCAGGGCGAGGAACACCAGCCGCCCGCCGGGCAACGCCCGCAGGATGGCCAGGATCATCAGGCCGTAGACGGCGAAGTTGCCGATCCGTCCGGCGTGCGCCTGCTCGAGCGGACCCAGCCCCCAGGCGCGCGCCGCGGCGACGAAGGCGGCCTGGGGCATGTAGGCGAGCGGCGCGAAGCTGGCCGAACTCGGGAAGGGCACCACCCGGTCGGCCGGAGGCTTGCCGGCCAGGTGGTCCGACAGGGCGCGCGCCTGGGCGGCGTCCACCGGCTCATGCTTCTGGATCAGCACGAAGTAATGGATCATGTGCAGGTAGCCGGCCTCGTCGATCGGCCCGCCCCAGGAGTTCGGCCCCAGTGTGTCCGCCAGGAAGCGGCCCTGCGCGATCTGCAGCACCCGCTGCCAGTGGAACGGTTCGTCCGGCCCGGCGTAGGGCGGCGTCTTGACCAGAAGGAACGCGCCGAACAGCAGGAAGAAGAGGATGGATGGAACGGCGATCAGAAGCGGCTCGAACCGGAAGGCCGCGCGCAGGCGGACGGGCACGGAACGGCTCATCGACTCTTTCAACATCCACACCGGCTCGACAGCAACAGGGGAATCCAAACGGAAGACGCGGCCCCGGTCCGGGCCGCGGCGGTAACAGACCATATTCCGCCGGTGCTGGAAACGCCGAACCTTCCCCCCGCGCGCCGGGGCGTGCCATGGTGCCGCTCCCCGCCTCGCCCGCATCCCCCACCTGTTTCCCCCGCCGATGCCCCCCGCCAACCGACCCAGCCTCCGCATCGTCACCGTGAACTGGAACGCGGGCGACCTGTTGCGCCAGTGCGTCGCCTCCATTCCCGCGGCGCTGACCGGCGCTTTCGCGCTGGAACTCATGACGGTCGTCGACAACGCCTCCACCGACGGTTCGGCGGACGGGCTGGCGGCGGACGGCGTTCCGCTCGCCGTGCTGCGCAACCCATCCAACCGGGGTTTCGCCGCCGCCTGCAACCAGGGGGCCGCCGGGTCGCGGGCCGACTGGCTGCTGTTCCTCAACCCGGACACCCGGCTGTCGGAGCGGTCGCTGGCGCCGGCCTTCGCCTTCCTGGCGGAGCTCGCGCAGGAGCGCGTCGGCGTCCTCGGCATCCGGCTGGTGGACGGGACGGGACGAACCCAGCGCTGCTGCGCGCGCGCGCCGACGCCGGGCCGCATCCTGGCCCAGGCGGTGGGGCTGGACCGGCTGTGGCCCAGGCTGTTCCCGCCGCATTTCATGACGGAGTGGGACCACGCCGACAGCCGGCCGGTCGATCAGGTCATGGGGGCCTTCCTGCTGATCCGCCGATCGCTGTTCGAGGAGCTGGGCGGCTTCGACGAACGCTTCTTCGTCTATTACGACGACGTGGACCTGTGCCTGCGCGCCCGCAGGGCCGGCTGGGCGGTCGTGCATTTCGCCGGAGCGGAAGCCTATCACCGCGGCGGCGGCACCAGCGACCAGGTGCGCGACCTGCGGCTGTTCTACGGGCTGCGCAGCCGGATCCTGTTCGCCGCAAAGCATTTCCCGCCCGCCGGCGCCGCCCTGGCCACGGCGGCCACGCTGGGGTTGGAGCCGCTGGTGCGGCTGTCCCACGCACTGCTGG
This genomic window from Azospirillum baldaniorum contains:
- a CDS encoding DUF2142 domain-containing protein, coding for MSRSVPVRLRAAFRFEPLLIAVPSILFFLLFGAFLLVKTPPYAGPDEPFHWQRVLQIAQGRFLADTLGPNSWGGPIDEAGYLHMIHYFVLIQKHEPVDAAQARALSDHLAGKPPADRVVPFPSSASFAPLAYMPQAAFVAAARAWGLGPLEQAHAGRIGNFAVYGLMILAILRALPGGRLVFLALALSPGALQSACSLSADPLNLMLPALMLALVWGYRERGAPLGPWDMAGLVALSAALGLLKLTMAPFAGVVLYLPAAVAGGSTRFRIGLAALCLGVALGIALLWNMAYPFVPGPYWGTGADPAAQLARLRADPLGTLELFAVNAWEWGLTWWRDSYGRYGGHPSPWSGYAPDRWILPALFVLPLLALCDGARRRDPVVAVGYLLPAPGYVLLIMTAFWIGYTTVGSTTVEGVQGRYFLAAQLLVVLALAAAAGPWTPAGLRRGLRLGLFAAALALSGAVLVHVLTAWSALWVPAG
- a CDS encoding glycosyltransferase family 2 protein, which translates into the protein MPPANRPSLRIVTVNWNAGDLLRQCVASIPAALTGAFALELMTVVDNASTDGSADGLAADGVPLAVLRNPSNRGFAAACNQGAAGSRADWLLFLNPDTRLSERSLAPAFAFLAELAQERVGVLGIRLVDGTGRTQRCCARAPTPGRILAQAVGLDRLWPRLFPPHFMTEWDHADSRPVDQVMGAFLLIRRSLFEELGGFDERFFVYYDDVDLCLRARRAGWAVVHFAGAEAYHRGGGTSDQVRDLRLFYGLRSRILFAAKHFPPAGAALATAATLGLEPLVRLSHALLARSPADARAVLRGSAMLWRALPRLLARKPAGGGAAE